The Polaribacter sp. MED152 region TTCGAATTTATAAATACGAGCTATGGGTTTATTTAATAATATGTTTGGAGGTAATGATAAAGGTAATTCTAAACCTGAAAAAAAGTCACATTTAAATTGGATTCCTTTAACTGATTTGAATCAATTAGAAGAAATTAAGCACCTTTCTAAAACAGAACCAGTTTTAATATTTAAGCATTCTACTAGATGTGGAATTAGTAGTATGGTTATTAAGCAATTTGAAAAGCTTTTTAAAGAGGAACATGAAAATTTGAAGGTCTACTATTTAGATTTATTAAGATATCGAATCATTTCTGATGAAGTTGGTTATACGTTTCAAGTTATGCATCAATCACCACAACTAATTGTGGTTAAAAATGAAGTTTCTGTATTTAATGCCTCTCATTATGACATTACTTTAACAGATTTAACCAAATTTGTATAGGTAAACTTGCATTAAACCTTAATTAA contains the following coding sequences:
- the ytxJ gene encoding bacillithiol system redox-active protein YtxJ, whose amino-acid sequence is MGLFNNMFGGNDKGNSKPEKKSHLNWIPLTDLNQLEEIKHLSKTEPVLIFKHSTRCGISSMVIKQFEKLFKEEHENLKVYYLDLLRYRIISDEVGYTFQVMHQSPQLIVVKNEVSVFNASHYDITLTDLTKFV